In candidate division KSB1 bacterium, one DNA window encodes the following:
- the rsmI gene encoding 16S rRNA (cytidine(1402)-2'-O)-methyltransferase gives MPGSGRAAFAGEAGAVGKLFLVATPIGNLQDITLRALETLRAVDVIAAEDTRRAAILLQRHDIHKPTVSFHSFNERKAAPRLIAALAAGKNVALITDAGTPGISDPAFYLVRQALDHALPIEAIPGPTAFVAALILSGLPTHRFVFEGFPPVKKGRQTFFEALKHEPRTIVLYEAPQRVVRTLTTIQEVWGDRRAALARELTKLHEEVMRGRISELLDRLASRTLKGECVLVIAGAEKAAAGRERRPPAENF, from the coding sequence ATGCCGGGCTCGGGGCGCGCGGCCTTCGCCGGAGAGGCCGGCGCAGTCGGGAAGTTGTTTCTGGTCGCCACCCCGATCGGCAATCTGCAGGATATCACACTGCGCGCGCTGGAAACCTTGCGCGCGGTGGATGTGATCGCGGCGGAGGATACGCGCCGCGCAGCCATTCTGCTGCAGCGTCACGACATTCACAAGCCGACGGTCAGTTTCCACAGCTTCAACGAACGGAAGGCCGCCCCGCGTCTGATTGCCGCACTCGCCGCCGGCAAGAACGTGGCGCTCATCACCGATGCCGGAACACCGGGAATTTCCGATCCTGCGTTTTATCTCGTGCGTCAGGCGCTTGACCATGCGCTGCCCATCGAAGCGATTCCCGGCCCGACGGCATTCGTGGCAGCATTGATCCTTTCCGGTTTGCCCACCCATCGCTTCGTTTTTGAAGGATTTCCGCCGGTGAAAAAAGGCCGCCAGACCTTTTTCGAGGCGCTCAAGCACGAACCCCGAACCATCGTGTTGTACGAAGCCCCGCAGCGTGTCGTACGCACGCTGACCACCATTCAGGAGGTTTGGGGCGACCGGCGTGCGGCGCTGGCCCGGGAACTGACCAAGCTGCATGAAGAAGTGATGCGCGGCCGTATCTCCGAGTTGCTCGACCGGCTCGCCTCCCGCACGCTCAAAGGCGAATGTGTGCTGGTAATCGCGGGTGCGGAGAAGGCCGCAGCCGGCCGTGAACGCCGGCCACCTGCG
- a CDS encoding aldehyde dehydrogenase family protein: MPRSFQNYIAGSWCDAASGERFDNHNPAHWDEIIGTFPASNHNDVDRAVAAAQAAFAEWRLTPAPKRGEIIKRAGDLLVRHKEELARLMTTEMGKVLSETRGDVQEGIDTAYYAASEGRRLFGFTTPSELPDKFCMTVRLPVGVAGIITPWNFPLAIPTWKIFPALVCGNTVVFKPASDTPATATRFVELLLEAGLPAGVIQLVHGSGSQAGMALVEHAQINLISFTGSTAVGKQIAVAAGRSLKRVSLELGGKNAQIVLPDADLDLALQGVLWGAFGTTGQRCTATSRLILHEAIHEEFLRRLVRETEKLRLGNGLEPDTQVGPLINFQQRETVAGYVAIGRAEGAKLETGGEIYTAGACRHGAFYRPTIFSGVTPGMRIAQEEIFGPVLAVIKIRELSEAVEVLNGTPYGLSSSIYTRDVNAAFRAMRDLQAGLTYINGPTIGAEAHLPFGGVKQTGNGHREGGWPVYDFFSETKTIYVDYSGKLQRAQIDNQ; this comes from the coding sequence GTGCCCCGCAGCTTTCAAAACTATATCGCCGGCTCCTGGTGTGATGCCGCTTCCGGAGAGCGTTTTGATAACCACAATCCGGCTCACTGGGATGAGATCATTGGCACGTTTCCCGCTTCCAATCACAACGACGTTGACCGGGCGGTGGCGGCAGCACAAGCGGCATTTGCAGAATGGCGGTTGACGCCGGCGCCCAAGCGGGGAGAGATCATCAAACGTGCGGGTGATCTGCTGGTGCGCCACAAGGAGGAACTGGCGCGCCTGATGACCACAGAAATGGGCAAAGTCCTGAGCGAGACCCGCGGCGATGTGCAGGAGGGCATCGACACGGCCTACTATGCTGCAAGTGAGGGCCGCCGGCTCTTCGGCTTCACCACCCCTTCGGAATTGCCTGACAAGTTCTGCATGACCGTACGCCTGCCGGTGGGTGTGGCAGGCATCATCACACCCTGGAATTTCCCGCTGGCAATTCCCACGTGGAAGATTTTCCCCGCGCTCGTTTGCGGCAACACCGTGGTGTTCAAACCGGCGAGCGACACCCCCGCCACGGCAACCCGCTTCGTTGAATTGCTGCTGGAGGCCGGTCTGCCTGCGGGTGTGATACAATTGGTGCATGGTTCCGGCAGCCAGGCGGGCATGGCACTGGTTGAGCACGCGCAGATTAATCTGATCTCCTTCACCGGCTCCACCGCGGTCGGCAAGCAAATTGCGGTGGCGGCGGGTCGCAGTCTCAAGCGAGTCTCGCTGGAATTGGGAGGCAAGAATGCCCAAATCGTGCTGCCTGATGCTGATTTGGATCTGGCGTTGCAGGGCGTGTTGTGGGGCGCCTTTGGCACCACCGGCCAGCGCTGCACCGCCACCAGCCGCCTGATTCTGCATGAAGCGATTCACGAGGAATTTCTGAGACGCCTGGTGCGGGAGACGGAGAAGTTGCGTCTGGGCAACGGCCTCGAGCCGGATACGCAGGTGGGGCCGCTCATCAATTTTCAGCAGCGCGAAACGGTGGCCGGTTATGTCGCGATTGGCAGGGCCGAGGGGGCGAAGCTGGAGACGGGCGGGGAAATTTACACGGCGGGGGCGTGCCGTCATGGCGCCTTTTATCGCCCGACAATTTTCAGCGGTGTCACACCGGGCATGCGCATTGCGCAGGAGGAAATTTTCGGACCGGTGCTGGCGGTGATCAAAATTCGTGAGCTGTCCGAGGCCGTCGAGGTCTTGAATGGCACGCCCTACGGCCTGAGCTCTTCGATCTACACGCGCGACGTGAATGCCGCCTTTCGGGCGATGCGTGATTTGCAGGCGGGCCTCACTTACATCAACGGTCCGACCATTGGTGCGGAGGCGCATTTGCCTTTCGGTGGCGTGAAGCAGACGGGCAACGGTCATCGCGAAGGCGGCTGGCCTGTTTACGATTTTTTCAGCGAAACCAAGACGATCTATGTCGATTATTCCGGCAAGCTGCAGCGCGCGCAGATTGACAATCAGTAA
- the era gene encoding GTPase Era, whose product MKSSEAVAASAGAGEQVPFRAGYVAIIGQPNVGKSTLLNALLQFKLSIVSPKPQTTRRRILGILNRPHSQMIFFDTPGILEPSYQLQHALVRAAYTAMREADVQLMLIEPDPVLSAMDAKILDRLADTNRPIIVAINKIDKINKELLLPIIAGLRDRPGVKEIVPISALQRDGIDRLAGVLENWLAEHEAFYPTDQITDHPERFLAAEIVREKIFLRYGEEIPYSTSVVVEEFIERPNHKDFIRAVIYVERESQKGIMIGKRGSALKEVGKLAREELEALIGKPVYLELFVAVKEKWRDRENELRNLGYL is encoded by the coding sequence ATGAAATCATCCGAAGCAGTCGCCGCCTCCGCCGGTGCCGGCGAGCAGGTTCCCTTTCGCGCCGGCTATGTGGCGATCATCGGCCAACCCAACGTCGGCAAATCCACCTTGCTGAACGCCCTGCTCCAATTCAAACTGTCCATCGTCTCCCCCAAACCGCAAACCACCCGCAGACGCATTCTCGGCATTCTCAACCGGCCGCACAGCCAGATGATCTTTTTTGACACGCCCGGCATTCTGGAGCCCAGTTACCAGTTGCAGCATGCCCTGGTGCGTGCGGCATACACGGCGATGCGTGAAGCGGATGTGCAGCTCATGCTGATCGAGCCGGACCCCGTGCTCTCCGCCATGGATGCCAAGATTCTCGACCGCCTGGCCGACACCAACCGCCCCATCATCGTCGCGATCAACAAGATCGACAAGATCAACAAGGAGCTGCTGCTGCCCATCATTGCCGGTCTGCGTGACCGCCCGGGCGTCAAAGAAATCGTGCCGATCTCGGCGCTGCAAAGAGACGGCATCGACCGGCTCGCCGGCGTTTTGGAAAACTGGCTCGCCGAGCATGAGGCCTTTTACCCCACCGACCAAATCACCGACCATCCCGAGCGCTTCCTGGCTGCGGAAATCGTGCGCGAGAAAATCTTCCTGCGCTACGGCGAGGAAATACCCTATTCCACCAGTGTGGTGGTCGAGGAATTCATCGAGCGGCCCAATCACAAGGATTTCATCCGGGCCGTCATCTACGTCGAGCGCGAATCGCAAAAAGGCATCATGATCGGCAAGCGCGGCAGTGCCTTGAAGGAAGTGGGCAAGCTCGCACGCGAAGAGCTGGAAGCGTTGATCGGCAAGCCCGTTTACCTGGAACTGTTTGTCGCCGTCAAGGAAAAATGGCGCGACCGCGAAAATGAATTGCGCAACCTCGGCTACCTGTAA
- the proS gene encoding proline--tRNA ligase, translating to MDTAKTTEEQLTGRGERITKRSEDYSRWYTDVIAAAELADYSPVKGCMVIRPNGYAIWEKIQAGLDKLFKDTGHVNAYFPLFIPESFLQKEAEHVEGFAPECAVVTHGGGKKLEEPLVVRPTSETIIWSMYRKWIQSYRDLPILINQWANVVRWEMRTRLFLRTTEFLWQEGHTAHATFEEAERETLQMLEVYRTFAEEYMAIPVIAGIKTEKEKFAGALRTYCIEAMMQDGRALQAGTSHHLGQNFAKAFDVRYLNEQGTLEYVWATSWGVSTRLIGALIMTHSDDNGLVLPPRLAPLSVVLVPIWRKEEEKALVLQRAQQLTAEWKDRFSFKIDDRDNYRPGYKFNEWEKRGVPLRVELGPKDVQQGTVVLVRRDLGEKRVVPQTVLAEEIPRELAAMQQALFERALAFRERNTYVIDDYEQFKQAIEEHGGFYWAHWCGEREAEERLQEETKATIRCIPLAGKKEAGRCLITGKPSSQRVLMAKAY from the coding sequence ATGGACACCGCGAAAACCACCGAAGAGCAACTAACAGGACGTGGCGAACGCATTACCAAACGATCTGAAGACTACTCCCGTTGGTATACTGATGTCATCGCCGCCGCCGAACTGGCCGACTACTCGCCGGTAAAGGGCTGCATGGTCATCCGGCCGAATGGCTACGCCATTTGGGAAAAAATTCAGGCCGGCCTGGACAAGCTGTTCAAGGATACCGGCCACGTAAATGCCTATTTTCCCCTGTTCATACCCGAGAGCTTTTTGCAGAAGGAAGCCGAACATGTGGAGGGTTTTGCACCGGAGTGTGCCGTGGTCACGCATGGCGGCGGCAAAAAGCTGGAGGAACCGCTGGTGGTACGCCCGACCTCGGAGACGATCATTTGGTCGATGTACCGCAAGTGGATTCAATCCTATCGGGATCTGCCGATTCTGATCAATCAATGGGCCAACGTCGTGCGCTGGGAGATGCGCACACGGCTGTTCCTGCGCACCACGGAATTCCTCTGGCAGGAAGGCCACACCGCACATGCCACCTTTGAGGAGGCAGAGCGGGAAACGTTGCAGATGCTGGAAGTTTACCGGACGTTTGCCGAAGAGTATATGGCAATACCGGTAATCGCCGGCATCAAGACCGAGAAGGAGAAGTTTGCGGGGGCATTGCGTACCTACTGCATCGAGGCCATGATGCAGGATGGCAGGGCCCTGCAGGCTGGCACCTCGCATCATCTCGGGCAAAACTTCGCCAAGGCCTTTGATGTCAGGTATCTCAATGAACAGGGTACGCTCGAATATGTATGGGCGACGAGCTGGGGTGTCTCCACCCGCCTGATTGGCGCGCTGATCATGACGCACAGCGATGACAACGGCCTGGTGCTGCCGCCCAGGCTGGCGCCGTTGTCCGTGGTGCTGGTGCCGATCTGGCGCAAGGAGGAGGAAAAGGCGCTGGTGCTGCAGCGCGCCCAACAGTTGACCGCCGAGTGGAAGGACCGGTTCAGCTTCAAGATCGACGACCGCGACAACTACCGGCCGGGTTACAAATTCAATGAATGGGAGAAACGCGGCGTGCCGTTGCGCGTCGAGCTCGGGCCGAAAGACGTGCAGCAGGGCACGGTGGTGCTCGTGCGCCGCGACCTGGGGGAGAAACGTGTGGTGCCGCAAACCGTGCTGGCCGAGGAGATCCCGCGCGAGCTGGCGGCGATGCAACAGGCACTCTTCGAGCGCGCGCTGGCCTTTCGGGAACGCAACACCTATGTGATTGATGACTACGAGCAGTTCAAGCAGGCCATTGAGGAACACGGTGGTTTTTATTGGGCGCATTGGTGCGGTGAGCGCGAGGCGGAAGAGCGCCTGCAGGAGGAAACCAAGGCCACCATTCGTTGCATCCCGCTCGCGGGCAAAAAGGAGGCCGGGCGCTGCCTGATCACCGGCAAGCCCTCCTCCCAGCGCGTGTTGATGGCAAAGGCTTATTGA
- a CDS encoding phosphate ABC transporter ATP-binding protein: MSETAAYSIVTTNLSLWYGNFQALNNINLKVKSGLITALIGPSGCGKTTLLRCFNRVNERYGNVTTTGEIRLLGKNIYDPDVSLPELRKAIGMVFQRPNPLPISVYENIVFGLRLHSRRRELEKSRLDAAVEQALQDVSLWRDLKDKLHVRATNLQLEQQQKLCIARLLPLKPEIILMDEPCSALDAEATRGIEDLMFELAGRYTIVIVTHNMAQARRVSDECIFMLLGELIEHSRTEDLFLTPRDPRTAEYIEGRYG, from the coding sequence ATGAGTGAAACTGCAGCCTACAGCATCGTCACCACCAACCTCAGCCTGTGGTATGGCAACTTTCAGGCGCTCAACAACATCAACCTGAAGGTCAAAAGCGGGTTGATCACCGCTTTGATCGGGCCTTCCGGCTGCGGCAAGACCACGCTGCTGCGCTGTTTCAACCGCGTCAACGAGCGCTACGGCAACGTTACCACCACCGGCGAGATCAGACTGCTCGGCAAAAACATCTACGACCCGGATGTCTCCCTGCCCGAGCTGCGCAAAGCCATCGGCATGGTGTTTCAACGGCCCAATCCCCTGCCGATCTCGGTGTACGAAAACATCGTGTTTGGCCTGCGTCTTCATTCCCGCCGCCGGGAGCTGGAGAAATCCCGGCTCGATGCCGCGGTGGAGCAGGCACTGCAGGATGTCTCGCTGTGGAGGGATTTGAAGGACAAGCTTCATGTGCGGGCGACGAACCTGCAATTGGAGCAGCAACAAAAGCTGTGCATTGCCCGCCTGCTGCCGCTCAAACCAGAAATCATCCTGATGGACGAGCCGTGTTCCGCGCTCGACGCCGAAGCCACCCGCGGCATCGAAGATTTGATGTTCGAGTTGGCGGGACGCTATACCATCGTCATCGTCACCCACAACATGGCACAGGCGCGCCGGGTGAGCGATGAATGCATTTTCATGCTGCTCGGCGAGCTGATCGAGCACAGCCGGACCGAAGATCTGTTTCTCACTCCCCGGGATCCGCGCACGGCGGAATATATTGAAGGGCGCTATGGTTGA